One Mycoavidus sp. HKI genomic region harbors:
- the atpG gene encoding F0F1 ATP synthase subunit gamma, translating to MAGMKEIRGQIKSVQNTSKITKAMEMVAASKMRRAQERMRAARPYAEKVREIAAHMSQASLEYKHPFITQNQAAKQAGVILVTTDKGLCGGMNTNILRAAVAKFKTLEAQGLRIEATAIGGKGFGFLSRMGVKITSHVVQLGDTPHLEKLIGAVKVQLDAYAQGKLNAVYLAYTRFVNTMKQEPVIEQLLPLAGERFSQRSEHNVTPLTAQHIAQASQPHAWDYLYEPDAQAVVDELLLRYVETLVYQAVAENMASEQSARMVAMKAASDNAKTVINDLQLVYNKSRQAAITKELSEIVSGAAAV from the coding sequence ATGGCGGGCATGAAAGAAATTCGCGGCCAGATCAAAAGTGTCCAAAACACGAGTAAGATCACCAAAGCGATGGAAATGGTGGCGGCCTCAAAGATGCGCCGGGCGCAAGAGCGTATGCGCGCGGCTCGTCCCTATGCTGAAAAAGTACGAGAGATTGCGGCTCATATGAGTCAGGCGAGTCTCGAATACAAGCACCCGTTCATCACGCAAAATCAAGCTGCCAAGCAAGCCGGCGTCATTCTGGTGACAACCGATAAAGGGTTGTGCGGCGGTATGAATACAAATATTTTGCGTGCCGCGGTGGCAAAGTTTAAAACGCTTGAAGCGCAAGGTTTGCGGATTGAAGCCACTGCAATTGGTGGCAAGGGCTTTGGTTTTTTGAGCCGTATGGGCGTCAAAATAACCTCGCATGTGGTGCAGTTGGGCGACACCCCGCACCTGGAAAAATTAATTGGCGCGGTTAAAGTACAGCTTGACGCTTATGCCCAAGGCAAGCTCAATGCAGTGTACCTAGCCTACACTCGTTTCGTTAATACAATGAAACAAGAACCGGTGATCGAGCAGTTATTGCCGTTGGCCGGTGAGCGATTTAGCCAGCGTAGTGAGCATAATGTGACGCCGCTTACGGCGCAGCATATTGCGCAGGCTAGTCAGCCTCATGCATGGGACTACCTTTACGAGCCAGACGCGCAAGCGGTGGTCGATGAATTGCTGCTACGTTATGTCGAGACGCTAGTTTATCAAGCCGTAGCGGAAAATATGGCGTCTGAACAGTCGGCCCGTATGGTTGCGATGAAAGCAGCCTCGGATAATGCCAAGACGGTGATCAACGATTTGCAGTTGGTCTACAACAAAAGCCGCCAAGCCGCCATTACGAAGGAATTGTCCGAAATTGTAAGTGGTGCGGCAGCGGTTTAA
- a CDS encoding F0F1 ATP synthase subunit B: MNINATLVAQAVVFLILAWVTMKFVWPPLINALDERTQKIADGLAAAEKGKAELAVVNKQVEQTLVQAREQGQQRVAEAEKRAQVAAEEIKRNAQSEAARIVAQAQAQAEQQFVAARQALRNEVAELAVKGAEQILRREIDSKAHAALLQQLKTEL, encoded by the coding sequence GTGAATATTAACGCAACCCTCGTTGCGCAAGCGGTGGTGTTTTTGATCCTCGCATGGGTTACGATGAAATTCGTGTGGCCTCCGTTGATCAATGCACTGGATGAGCGCACCCAGAAAATCGCCGACGGCTTGGCCGCGGCGGAAAAGGGCAAAGCTGAGTTGGCCGTGGTGAATAAGCAGGTTGAACAGACCCTTGTGCAAGCGCGCGAGCAAGGTCAACAACGTGTTGCTGAAGCCGAAAAGCGGGCCCAGGTAGCCGCTGAGGAAATCAAGCGTAATGCGCAAAGCGAGGCGGCGCGCATTGTGGCGCAAGCCCAGGCGCAAGCTGAGCAGCAATTTGTGGCTGCCCGGCAAGCATTGCGTAATGAGGTTGCTGAACTCGCAGTTAAGGGCGCCGAACAAATTTTACGGCGCGAAATTGACAGTAAAGCGCATGCTGCATTATTGCAGCAACTCAAAACCGAGCTTTAA
- a CDS encoding F0F1 ATP synthase subunit delta codes for MAELATLARPYAEALFQVAQGSDLAAWSGWLQQLAHIASLPEVHAVVTNPKIERAQIYELLLSGVTLPAAEQAGQLKNLVQILTDMHRLHVLNEIATQFDALKNASEGAADALITSAFELEGEALSTLLVALERKFGCKLKPHVTIDPALIGGICVTVGDKVHDTSVRTRLAQMRSALTA; via the coding sequence ATGGCGGAACTCGCTACACTCGCTCGCCCTTATGCTGAAGCGCTTTTTCAGGTGGCGCAAGGCAGTGACCTTGCCGCTTGGTCTGGCTGGTTGCAGCAATTGGCGCATATCGCTAGTTTGCCTGAAGTGCATGCAGTGGTAACTAACCCTAAGATAGAGCGTGCGCAAATTTACGAATTGCTGCTGTCGGGGGTGACTTTGCCTGCTGCTGAACAAGCCGGGCAGCTTAAAAACCTTGTGCAAATACTTACTGATATGCACCGGCTTCATGTTTTAAATGAAATCGCGACACAGTTTGACGCACTGAAAAACGCCAGCGAAGGTGCTGCAGATGCGCTGATTACCAGTGCTTTTGAGCTTGAGGGCGAAGCGTTGTCAACATTGCTGGTCGCGCTAGAGCGCAAATTTGGCTGTAAGCTCAAGCCGCATGTGACAATAGACCCGGCTCTGATTGGCGGGATTTGCGTCACGGTTGGCGATAAAGTGCATGATACGTCAGTGCGCACACGGTTAGCGCAGATGCGTTCAGCGCTCACAGCATAG
- the atpD gene encoding F0F1 ATP synthase subunit beta: MSTTMAEGKIVQCIGAVIDVEFPRAQMPKIYDALMLEGSELILEVQQQLGDGVVRTICLGSSEGLRRGLTVKNTGNSIQVPVGKPTLGRIMDVLGRPIDEAGPIDSEHQRSIHQKAPKFDELSPSTELLETGIKVIDLICPFAKGGKVGLFGGAGVGKTVNMMELINNIAKEHGGYSVFAGVGERTREGNDFYHEMKDSNVLDKVALVYGQMNEPPGNRLRVALTGLTMAEHFRDEGRDVLFFVDNIYRFTLAGTEVSALLGRMPSAVGYQPTLAEEMGRLQERITSTKKGSITSVQAVYVPADDLTDPSPATTFGHLDATVVLSRDIASLGIYPAVDPLDSTSRQIDPNVIGEEHYTITRRVQAILQRYKELRDIIAILGMDELAPEDKLAVSRARKMQRFLSQPFHVAEVFTGAPGKYVPLAETIRGFKMIADGECDHLPEQAFYMVGTIDEAFEKAKTIQ; encoded by the coding sequence ATGAGTACCACGATGGCAGAAGGCAAAATCGTACAGTGCATCGGTGCGGTGATTGATGTCGAATTTCCGCGCGCACAGATGCCTAAAATTTATGATGCACTGATGCTAGAAGGCTCCGAACTCATTCTTGAGGTGCAGCAACAGCTTGGTGACGGCGTCGTGCGCACGATCTGCCTAGGCTCATCTGAAGGTTTGCGTCGCGGTCTGACAGTTAAAAATACCGGTAACTCGATTCAAGTACCGGTCGGTAAACCAACGTTGGGCCGCATTATGGACGTGTTGGGTCGGCCGATCGATGAGGCGGGTCCAATTGATAGCGAGCATCAGCGTTCAATCCATCAAAAAGCCCCTAAGTTTGACGAACTCTCTCCGTCCACTGAATTGCTTGAAACCGGCATTAAAGTGATCGATTTAATCTGCCCATTTGCCAAGGGCGGTAAGGTCGGACTATTTGGTGGTGCTGGGGTCGGCAAGACGGTTAATATGATGGAGTTGATTAACAATATTGCGAAAGAGCATGGTGGTTATTCCGTCTTTGCCGGGGTTGGCGAGCGGACTCGTGAAGGTAATGACTTTTACCACGAGATGAAAGACTCCAACGTGCTTGACAAGGTTGCGTTAGTCTATGGTCAAATGAACGAGCCGCCAGGCAATCGCTTGCGTGTAGCCTTAACGGGTTTGACCATGGCCGAGCACTTCCGTGATGAGGGGCGTGATGTCTTGTTCTTCGTCGACAATATTTACCGCTTCACGTTAGCGGGTACTGAGGTCTCCGCTTTACTTGGCCGGATGCCATCCGCCGTGGGTTATCAGCCAACCCTGGCCGAAGAAATGGGCCGCCTACAGGAGCGTATTACCTCAACGAAGAAAGGCTCGATTACCTCGGTGCAGGCAGTGTATGTGCCCGCCGATGACTTGACCGATCCTTCGCCGGCTACGACCTTTGGTCACCTGGATGCGACGGTTGTGTTATCCCGCGACATCGCTTCATTGGGTATTTACCCGGCAGTGGATCCACTCGATTCAACTTCACGTCAGATTGATCCAAACGTGATTGGTGAAGAGCACTATACGATCACCCGCCGCGTGCAAGCGATTTTGCAGCGCTATAAAGAACTGCGCGACATCATCGCGATTCTTGGCATGGATGAGCTTGCACCAGAAGATAAGTTAGCCGTTTCTCGCGCGCGTAAAATGCAGCGCTTCTTATCGCAACCGTTTCATGTGGCGGAAGTCTTTACCGGTGCGCCAGGTAAATATGTGCCACTCGCCGAAACGATTCGTGGCTTCAAGATGATTGCTGATGGTGAATGTGACCACTTGCCTGAGCAAGCATTTTATATGGTTGGCACGATTGACGAAGCGTTTGAAAAAGCGAAGACAATCCAGTAA
- the atpE gene encoding F0F1 ATP synthase subunit C has translation MQAFISNIQGLTAIGIGIIIGLGAIGACIGIALMGGKYIEACARQPELMNPLQTKMFLLAGLIDAAFLIGVGVAMLFAFANPLLAPLAS, from the coding sequence ATGCAAGCTTTTATCTCCAATATCCAAGGACTCACTGCGATAGGGATCGGCATTATTATTGGTCTAGGCGCAATTGGCGCATGTATTGGTATTGCGTTAATGGGCGGTAAATATATCGAGGCTTGCGCACGTCAGCCAGAATTGATGAACCCACTGCAAACTAAAATGTTTTTGCTAGCGGGTTTGATCGATGCGGCCTTTCTGATTGGCGTTGGGGTTGCAATGTTGTTTGCTTTTGCTAATCCATTGCTTGCGCCATTGGCAAGCTAA
- the fumC gene encoding class II fumarate hydratase, whose amino-acid sequence MKEKTRIERDTFGDIAVPAARLWGAQTQRSRHNFKISNEKQAPELIRALAQVKRAAATVNHALDLLPADKTNAIVQAADEIIAGLHPDEFPLVVWQTGSGTQTNMNLNEVIANRASELTGGERGEARKIHPNDDVNRGQSSNDVFPTAMHVAAADGIANTLLPALKTLRDTLAAKAQAFTDIVKIGRTHLQDATPLTLGQEFSGYVAQLEQGMRHLAAALPHLYELALGGTAVGTGLNAHPAFADKVAAEISSLTGLPFVSAPNKFEVMAAADALVHAHGALKTVAAGLMKITNDIRWLASGPRCGLGELLIPENEPGSSIMPGKVNPTQAEAVTMLCCQVFGNDVAVNFGGASGNFELNVFRPMIAHNVLQSIRLLADGAQSFNDHCAIGIEPNRDRIDALLNESLMLVTALNPHIGYDKAAQIAKKAHREGTTLKVAALALGHVSEAEFDAWVQPRKMVGNKH is encoded by the coding sequence ATGAAAGAAAAAACTCGCATTGAACGTGACACATTTGGTGACATCGCTGTACCTGCCGCTCGCTTATGGGGTGCACAGACGCAACGCTCACGGCACAATTTCAAAATCTCAAATGAAAAACAAGCGCCTGAATTGATTCGAGCGCTCGCCCAGGTTAAACGCGCAGCCGCCACCGTGAATCATGCGCTTGATCTATTACCTGCTGATAAAACGAATGCCATTGTTCAGGCTGCTGACGAAATCATCGCCGGCCTGCACCCTGATGAATTTCCGTTGGTGGTCTGGCAAACGGGTTCAGGCACTCAGACGAATATGAATCTGAATGAGGTGATTGCGAACCGTGCGAGTGAATTAACGGGCGGCGAGCGCGGAGAGGCGCGTAAGATCCATCCGAATGATGACGTCAATCGAGGGCAATCGTCCAATGATGTCTTCCCAACCGCGATGCATGTTGCGGCTGCGGATGGGATTGCGAATACATTATTGCCGGCCTTAAAAACGCTGCGTGATACATTGGCGGCGAAGGCGCAGGCTTTTACGGATATCGTTAAAATCGGGCGCACCCACTTACAAGATGCGACGCCGCTTACGCTTGGTCAAGAATTCTCTGGTTATGTGGCACAGCTTGAGCAGGGAATGCGCCATTTGGCGGCGGCTCTGCCTCATTTGTATGAGCTCGCTTTGGGCGGTACCGCCGTTGGCACTGGCCTCAATGCGCACCCAGCTTTTGCCGATAAAGTTGCCGCAGAAATTAGCTCACTCACCGGCCTTCCCTTTGTCAGCGCACCCAATAAATTTGAAGTCATGGCGGCGGCTGATGCACTGGTGCATGCGCATGGCGCGCTGAAGACCGTGGCTGCCGGTTTGATGAAAATCACCAATGATATCCGTTGGCTAGCGAGTGGGCCGCGTTGTGGCTTGGGTGAATTGTTGATTCCAGAAAATGAGCCGGGTAGCTCAATCATGCCGGGCAAAGTTAACCCAACCCAGGCAGAAGCCGTGACCATGTTGTGCTGCCAAGTATTTGGTAATGACGTGGCAGTCAACTTCGGTGGCGCAAGCGGTAATTTTGAATTGAATGTATTCAGGCCCATGATTGCGCATAACGTGTTGCAATCGATTCGGTTACTCGCAGATGGCGCGCAAAGCTTTAACGACCACTGTGCTATTGGCATTGAACCAAACCGTGACCGTATTGATGCGTTGTTAAACGAATCCTTGATGTTGGTTACCGCCCTAAACCCACATATCGGCTATGACAAAGCAGCACAAATCGCGAAAAAAGCCCACCGTGAAGGCACCACTTTAAAAGTCGCGGCGCTGGCTCTTGGCCATGTCAGCGAGGCTGAGTTCGATGCCTGGGTACAGCCACGCAAGATGGTTGGCAACAAGCATTGA
- the atpA gene encoding F0F1 ATP synthase subunit alpha, translating to MQLNPAEVSELIKTRIQGLTAGTELRNQGTVLSVMDGICRIHGLSDVMQGEMLEFPGQTFGLALNLERDSVGAVILGEYTHISEGDIVKCTGRVLEVPVGPELIGRVVDALGQPIDGKGPINAKETDAIEKIAPGVIWRKSVSEPVQTGLKSIDAMVPIGRGQRELIIGDRQTGKTAVAIDTIINQKGKNLTCIYVAIGQKAASVMNVVRKLEEHGALEYTIVVSAAASDSAAMQYIAPYAGCTMGEYFRDRGQDALIIYDDLTKQAWAYRQISLLLRRPPGREAYPGDVFYLHSRLLERAARVSEAYVEKFTEGKVKGKSGSLTALPVIETQAGDVTAFVPTNVISITDGQIFLETDLFNAGIRPAINAGVSVSRVGGAAQTKIIKKLSGGIRTDLAQYRELAAFAQFASDLDEATRKQLERGRRVTELLKQPQYNPLQVWELAVALFAANNGYLDEIEVNAVASFEKSLREHLKISHADLVQRIEQKKELSASDETALHAVLKDFKRSIA from the coding sequence ATGCAGCTTAACCCTGCGGAAGTGAGTGAACTTATTAAGACGCGGATTCAAGGTCTTACAGCTGGCACTGAGCTTCGCAATCAGGGAACCGTCTTATCCGTAATGGACGGGATCTGTCGCATTCATGGACTTTCTGATGTGATGCAAGGCGAAATGCTTGAATTTCCTGGGCAGACTTTTGGCCTTGCGTTAAATCTTGAGCGTGACTCAGTGGGCGCGGTTATCTTGGGCGAGTACACGCATATTTCTGAAGGCGATATCGTAAAGTGCACGGGCCGCGTTCTTGAGGTGCCTGTTGGGCCAGAGTTGATTGGTCGCGTAGTCGATGCGTTGGGTCAACCAATTGACGGCAAGGGCCCGATTAATGCCAAAGAAACCGATGCAATTGAAAAGATTGCGCCAGGCGTGATTTGGCGTAAATCTGTTTCAGAACCTGTGCAAACAGGGCTGAAATCAATTGATGCAATGGTGCCGATTGGCCGTGGCCAGCGCGAATTGATTATTGGTGATCGCCAAACAGGTAAAACTGCAGTCGCAATCGACACCATTATTAATCAAAAAGGTAAAAATCTGACCTGTATTTACGTTGCGATTGGTCAAAAAGCAGCGTCGGTGATGAATGTGGTGCGCAAGCTTGAAGAGCATGGTGCGCTTGAATATACCATCGTTGTCAGTGCTGCCGCCTCAGATTCGGCTGCGATGCAATATATCGCGCCTTATGCAGGTTGCACGATGGGAGAATATTTCCGTGACCGTGGCCAAGATGCATTGATTATTTACGATGATTTAACTAAGCAAGCCTGGGCGTACCGTCAAATTTCGCTGCTATTGCGCCGGCCACCTGGCCGTGAAGCCTACCCCGGTGATGTATTTTATTTACATTCGCGCTTGCTTGAGCGGGCGGCAAGGGTCAGCGAAGCCTACGTTGAGAAATTTACCGAAGGCAAAGTAAAAGGTAAAAGTGGTTCACTGACGGCGCTGCCAGTGATTGAAACCCAGGCGGGTGACGTAACCGCCTTTGTGCCAACCAACGTTATCTCGATTACTGATGGTCAGATCTTTTTGGAGACCGATCTCTTTAATGCGGGCATTCGGCCGGCGATTAATGCGGGGGTTTCGGTCTCACGTGTTGGCGGTGCTGCACAAACTAAGATCATTAAAAAATTGTCAGGCGGGATTCGAACCGACCTCGCGCAATATCGCGAGTTGGCGGCGTTTGCACAATTTGCGTCTGATTTAGATGAAGCTACGCGCAAACAGCTTGAGCGTGGCCGTCGGGTGACGGAGTTGCTTAAACAGCCGCAATATAATCCATTACAAGTATGGGAGCTGGCGGTTGCGCTCTTCGCTGCAAATAATGGCTATCTTGACGAGATTGAAGTCAACGCAGTCGCTAGCTTTGAAAAAAGCTTGCGCGAACACCTCAAAATCAGCCATGCTGATTTGGTGCAGCGTATTGAGCAGAAAAAAGAGCTCTCGGCAAGTGATGAAACTGCGCTACACGCAGTGCTTAAAGATTTTAAACGGTCAATCGCTTGA
- a CDS encoding F0F1 ATP synthase subunit epsilon translates to MATIKVDVVSAEEQIFSGQAQFVALPGEEGELGILPGHVPLLTRIRPGAVRIELEGGAEEFIFVAGGILEVQPGVVTVLADTAIRGQDLDQAKAEQARREAEEALQNTGSNVEYATAQAELAYAAAQLAAIQRLRRNRS, encoded by the coding sequence ATGGCAACCATCAAAGTAGACGTCGTCAGCGCCGAGGAGCAAATCTTCTCGGGGCAGGCGCAATTTGTTGCACTTCCGGGCGAAGAAGGTGAGTTGGGTATTTTGCCTGGCCATGTCCCATTACTGACTCGGATCCGTCCTGGCGCAGTGCGGATTGAGTTGGAGGGTGGCGCTGAAGAGTTTATCTTTGTCGCTGGCGGCATACTTGAGGTTCAACCGGGCGTGGTGACTGTGTTAGCTGATACAGCCATTCGCGGCCAAGACCTTGATCAAGCAAAAGCTGAGCAAGCGCGCCGCGAGGCTGAAGAGGCCCTACAAAATACGGGTTCAAACGTTGAATATGCGACGGCCCAAGCGGAGTTGGCTTATGCGGCAGCTCAGTTAGCCGCTATTCAGCGATTACGTCGGAATCGAAGTTAG
- a CDS encoding primosomal protein N', whose protein sequence is MSRLIVRVALDQPIPTLFDYLCTILPAPQPGQLVSVPFGRRSLVGLVCEVVEHSDIPTERLRTLEAIWADCPPLSTQWLALLAFAADYYQRSLGEVALPSLPPALRNAKRWQRLLIPASLVPLSGEPKAGAPAVLPIMADAQAPLIVERTLTPEQTEVLRTLNSARGFSPFLLYGITGSGKTEVYLQMVAGLLARDPLAQVLVLVPEINLTPQFEKAFRARFSAWPAQAIVTLHSGLAEGVRARHWLAAHTGQARIVLGTRLAVLASLPRLSLIVVDEEHEAAYKQQEGLRYSARDLAVWRAKQLNIPIVLGSATPSLESWQQVAQGRYTRLTLTQRAHTEAVLPTVRLVNMGANSHTAHAPNSGLSSSLVKALQERLVRGEQSLIFLNRRGYAPVLACDACGWVAGCVRCSAYTVLHKLERKLRCHHCGWQAPIMRACPDCGNLDLAPLGRGTQKIEETLAAILPTARILRIDADSTRRKGSAQALFAEVHAGEADILVGTQMIAKGHDFKRVTLVGVLNPDTALFSHDFRASERLFAQLMQVSGRSGRTGQGEVLLQTRYPQHPLYEALARHDYAGFAATTLAERRQARLPPFVYQALLRAEARTLEAAQAFLMQGIELLNGLSGAERVTCYDPVPMAVVKVMNVHRAQLLLESPSRIALQSALHLWQPHLRTLKVKGIVRWSLEVDPLDI, encoded by the coding sequence ATGAGTCGCTTAATTGTTCGTGTCGCCTTAGACCAACCTATCCCAACGCTGTTTGATTACCTTTGCACTATTTTGCCGGCGCCTCAACCCGGTCAGTTGGTGTCTGTACCGTTTGGTAGGCGGTCCTTAGTCGGATTAGTATGTGAGGTGGTCGAACATAGTGACATACCCACTGAACGCTTACGTACGCTCGAGGCTATTTGGGCTGATTGTCCGCCGCTGTCAACTCAATGGTTGGCATTATTGGCCTTTGCCGCTGATTATTACCAACGCTCACTAGGTGAAGTCGCATTACCATCGCTGCCGCCAGCGCTACGCAATGCAAAACGCTGGCAGCGGCTGTTGATCCCGGCTTCTCTCGTACCGTTAAGTGGCGAGCCTAAGGCTGGTGCGCCAGCCGTTCTCCCCATCATGGCGGACGCCCAAGCACCGCTCATTGTGGAGCGTACTCTAACCCCTGAGCAAACGGAGGTGTTGCGCACGCTAAATTCAGCGCGAGGTTTTTCCCCTTTTTTACTATATGGGATAACGGGTAGCGGTAAGACGGAAGTCTACTTGCAAATGGTGGCCGGTTTGTTGGCGCGTGACCCTTTGGCTCAGGTGCTGGTGTTGGTACCTGAAATTAATCTAACGCCCCAATTTGAAAAGGCCTTCCGAGCGCGCTTTTCGGCTTGGCCCGCGCAAGCCATTGTCACTTTGCACAGTGGTTTAGCCGAAGGTGTGCGTGCGCGGCATTGGCTGGCCGCACATACAGGGCAGGCGCGTATCGTGTTGGGGACCCGGCTAGCCGTGTTAGCGTCGTTGCCAAGGCTGTCGTTGATTGTCGTGGATGAAGAGCATGAAGCGGCTTATAAACAGCAAGAAGGGTTGCGTTATTCTGCGCGTGATTTGGCCGTTTGGCGTGCGAAACAACTGAATATTCCAATTGTGCTGGGCTCGGCGACACCGTCGCTTGAAAGCTGGCAGCAAGTTGCACAGGGCCGCTATACCCGGCTAACGCTGACGCAGCGCGCGCATACCGAGGCAGTGCTGCCAACGGTGCGTTTGGTCAATATGGGCGCTAACAGTCACACGGCTCATGCCCCAAACTCAGGGCTGTCATCCTCTCTGGTTAAGGCGCTGCAGGAACGCTTAGTACGGGGCGAGCAAAGTCTGATTTTTTTAAACCGGCGTGGCTATGCGCCCGTACTTGCTTGCGATGCATGCGGCTGGGTCGCCGGTTGTGTGCGCTGCAGTGCTTATACTGTGCTGCATAAGCTTGAACGGAAATTACGCTGTCACCATTGCGGTTGGCAAGCCCCTATCATGCGTGCTTGCCCGGACTGTGGCAATCTTGATTTAGCTCCGCTCGGGCGAGGCACACAAAAAATTGAAGAGACTCTCGCCGCGATTTTGCCGACAGCTCGGATTTTACGCATTGATGCGGATAGTACGCGCCGCAAAGGAAGTGCGCAGGCGTTATTCGCAGAGGTACATGCAGGTGAGGCGGATATTCTAGTTGGCACGCAAATGATCGCAAAAGGACATGATTTCAAGCGGGTGACCCTGGTAGGCGTATTGAATCCGGATACGGCGCTGTTTTCGCATGATTTTCGAGCGAGCGAGCGGCTCTTTGCCCAGTTAATGCAAGTCAGCGGACGGTCAGGTCGCACCGGTCAAGGTGAGGTCCTGCTGCAAACGCGTTATCCGCAGCATCCTCTGTATGAAGCGCTGGCCCGGCATGACTATGCGGGTTTTGCTGCGACGACCCTTGCGGAGCGGCGGCAGGCGCGTTTGCCGCCCTTTGTTTACCAAGCGCTACTCCGTGCTGAGGCCCGTACCTTAGAAGCCGCACAGGCTTTTCTGATGCAAGGGATAGAATTGTTGAATGGTTTGTCTGGCGCTGAACGGGTAACATGTTATGACCCCGTACCCATGGCCGTAGTTAAAGTCATGAATGTACATCGGGCTCAATTGTTGCTTGAGAGTCCATCGCGCATCGCGTTGCAAAGCGCACTACATTTATGGCAGCCTCATTTGCGTACGCTCAAAGTCAAAGGGATTGTGCGCTGGTCGCTCGAAGTAGATCCGCTTGATATCTAA
- the hemE gene encoding uroporphyrinogen decarboxylase, with protein sequence MLQSVSNDTFLRALKREPTDHTPVWLMRQAGRYLPEYNRIRARAGSFLALAKNPDYATEVTLQPLERYPLDAAILFSDILTIPDAMGLGLSFETGEGPRFARPLRTEADIARLAVPAIDSTLSYVTDAVTQIRRALTNANGQQRVPLIGFSGSPWTLACYMVEGGGSDNFRLVKAMLYQHPAWLHRILEINAQAVAAYLNAQIEAGAQAVMIFDTWGGALADGKFQQFSLAYTRAVIQNLKREHNGEQVPVIVFTKGGGQWLEEIAAIGAQAVGLDWTVNLAHARERVGHRVALQGNLDPTVLFASPAAIRAEVRSILDSYGDQAGHIFNLGHGILPLTPPEHVAEMVDEVHSYSRSLREVGAEPKS encoded by the coding sequence ATGTTGCAGTCTGTATCAAACGATACGTTCTTACGTGCGCTTAAACGCGAGCCCACCGACCATACGCCGGTTTGGTTAATGCGCCAGGCGGGTCGCTATCTGCCTGAATACAACCGCATACGCGCCCGCGCTGGCAGTTTTCTGGCACTGGCGAAAAATCCTGACTACGCTACTGAAGTGACATTACAGCCACTAGAGCGTTACCCTCTTGATGCGGCGATTCTTTTTTCGGACATTTTGACTATTCCTGATGCGATGGGGCTTGGTCTAAGCTTTGAAACCGGTGAAGGCCCGCGTTTTGCCCGTCCGCTGCGGACCGAAGCTGATATCGCGCGGCTGGCGGTACCGGCAATTGATTCGACCCTGTCTTATGTGACCGATGCCGTTACCCAGATCCGGCGCGCGCTGACTAATGCCAATGGCCAGCAGCGCGTACCGCTGATAGGTTTTTCTGGTAGTCCGTGGACGCTTGCTTGTTACATGGTCGAAGGCGGCGGCTCTGACAATTTTCGTCTGGTTAAAGCGATGCTCTATCAGCATCCGGCTTGGTTGCACCGCATACTTGAGATTAATGCGCAGGCTGTCGCGGCGTATCTCAATGCGCAAATCGAGGCGGGAGCGCAAGCTGTGATGATCTTCGATACCTGGGGCGGAGCGTTGGCTGATGGTAAATTTCAGCAGTTTTCTCTGGCCTATACTAGAGCTGTTATCCAAAACCTAAAGCGTGAACATAATGGTGAGCAAGTACCGGTGATTGTGTTTACTAAAGGTGGTGGCCAATGGCTAGAGGAAATTGCGGCTATTGGTGCGCAGGCGGTTGGTCTTGACTGGACGGTGAATCTTGCCCACGCCCGTGAGCGTGTTGGCCATCGTGTGGCCTTACAGGGCAACCTCGATCCAACGGTGCTATTTGCCTCGCCGGCTGCCATTCGTGCCGAAGTGCGTTCAATCCTGGATAGTTATGGCGATCAGGCCGGCCATATTTTCAATCTTGGCCATGGTATCTTGCCCTTAACGCCTCCTGAGCATGTGGCTGAAATGGTCGATGAAGTTCATTCTTATAGCCGCTCATTGCGCGAAGTCGGCGCCGAGCCTAAGTCTTGA